Proteins encoded together in one Drosophila albomicans strain 15112-1751.03 chromosome 2R, ASM965048v2, whole genome shotgun sequence window:
- the LOC127566214 gene encoding uncharacterized protein LOC127566214 yields MESLRCVLKLKQAEIPTLSKQNAELQRENDEQRSLSNRVTLLHHLYRSVNRFVLNYDELRPLICQIAAILNNRSLLSVSENPDDFDALTSAHLLLGGPSTVILEPDLTMLDYNRLDGWQRVTQLQQVFWTRWREEYLTLLQKRSKWRTPDRRLQVNDLVLVKDENLPPLRWPLARVMALIPGKDDECQVAELKTTCGSTRRTINKLCPLPLKDDVER; encoded by the coding sequence ATGGAGAGTTTGCGCTGTGtgctgaagctgaaacagGCCGAGATCCCGACGCTGTCCAAGCAGAACGCAGAGCTGCAGCGTGAGAACGACGAGCAACGCAGTTTGAGCAATCGTGTCACTCTGTTGCACCATCTGTATCGCTCTGTTAATCGCTTCGTTCTCAATTACGATGAGCTTCGCCCGTTGATTTGCCAAATAGCGGCAATACTTAATAATCGTTCATTGCTATCAGTTTCAGAGAATCCTGACGATTTTGATGCGCTAACTTCCGCTCATCTACTGCTTGGTGGTCCTTCAACCGTAATTCTTGAGCCCGACCTAACTATGCTGGACTACAATCGGTTGGATGGTTGGCAGCGTGTCACTCAGCTGCAGCAGGTCTTTTGGACTAGATGGCGGGAGGAGTATCTGACTCTTCTCCAGAAAAGATCCAAGTGGCGCACTCCTGATCGTCGTCTCCAAGTCAACGACTTGGTCTTGGTGAAGGACGAAAATTTGCCTCCTCTTCGGTGGCCGCTAGCCCGTGTCATGGCGCTCATCCCTGGCAAGGACGACGAGTGTCAAGTTGCCGAGTTAAAGACGACGTGTGGCAGCACCCGGAGAACCATAAACAAACTCTGTCCACTGCCCCTGAAAGATGATGTTGAAAGATAG